A genomic segment from Osmerus mordax isolate fOsmMor3 chromosome 5, fOsmMor3.pri, whole genome shotgun sequence encodes:
- the LOC136943266 gene encoding uncharacterized protein gives MDNAESSFSSQTNHSFSSQTNHSFSSQTNHCFSSQTNHSFSSQTNHCFSSQTNHSFSSQTNHSFSSQTNHSFSSQTNHCFSSQTNHSFSSQTSHSFSSQTNHSFSSQTNHSFSQTNHSFFSQTNHRFSSQTNHSFSSQTSHSFSSQTNHSFFSQTNHRFSCQNNHRLSCSWTNYSCFSSTVL, from the exons atggacaatGCAGAG agctccttctcctcccagacCAATCACAGCTTCTCCTCCCAGACCAATCACAGCTTCTCCTCCCAGACCAATCACTGCTTCTCCTCCCAGACCAATCACAGCTTCTCCTCCCAGACCAATCACTGCTTCTCCTCCCAGACCAATCACAGCTTCTCCTCCCAGACCAATCACAGCTTCTCCTCCCAGACCAATCACAGCTTCTCCTCCCAGACCAATCACTGCTTCTCCTCCCAGACCAATCACAGCTTCTCCTCCCAGACCAGTCACAGCTTCTCCTCCCAGACCAATCACAGCTTCTCCTCCCAGACCAATCACAGCTTCTCCCAGACCAATCACAGCTTCTTCTCTCAGACTAATCACAGATTCTCCTCCCAGACCAATCACAGCTTCTCCTCCCAGACCAGTCACAGCTTCTCCTCCCAGACCAATCACAGCTTCTTCTCTCAGACTAATCACAGATTCTCCTGCCAGAACAATCACAGATTATCTTGCTCCTGGACCAATTACAGTTGCTTCTCCTCCACTGTCCTTTGA